A stretch of DNA from Desulfosarcina ovata subsp. ovata:
TCTGGGCCGCCAGTATTCTCGATACCATACCACAAGCCAGGCTATGACGGATAAACGCCTCCATGTTCATGACATCATCGGGAATATCCTGAAACGCCTGCATAACACAGATGCCGAGGGCCAACCCGCTGATTTCTTTCGTTCCAATAATGGTCACGGCACGGGATATGCGGTCAATCTTGGACGGAAAGCCATAATATGCGGAGTTGACAATTTTCAATAGCATGGCGGCCAGGCTGGGGCTCCTGGAAACAACTTGAGCGACATCGTTCGAGGTTGCCAATGGGTCGGCAATGACCTGGTTCAGTTCTGAAATGATCGTCGGTGCATCCGGCAGTTTGATATCGGTTTGATCAATCTGTTTTTTAAGTTTTTCAGGTTTACCCAACGTTTGGCCATCCGGTAAAATTTGGCAGGATAATGCATGGCTATCCCCGAATGTGCCTTTTATTCGCTGGATCAACGCGTTTTTGTAAATTTCTTTCAATATTGGGTGATTGAGGTCGGCTTTCTTGTAGACGAGGTCGATGGACGCTTTTACCATCGCGACCTGTTCATCATCCAGAGGTGGAAGATCGGTGGCCTTTTCGTCTGTGCTTCCGACGATGCTGACACCCGCGACTCCCCATATTTTTAATATCCGAATATGGTTTTGAGCTATTTTCTGTCCTTTGGACAGCAGCAAGCGGGTATTCAAGTCATGGACATCGGCGTCCAGGACCATCCCTTGCTTCAAATTTTCGACTGCAATGTAGCCCATGGAATCCGGCCTGATCAATTTTGGTCCAATGCCTCGCCAGGCGGCACTGAATTACATATTATCGCCTCTACGTTGCAGTATCGTCATAATGCACTAATACTTGACCATGTTTTTCAAGCCTGGTGGGATTGTATGCGGGATTAAATTTTGTTCCTGACCGGTAGGTGCAGGGTGAAGGTACTGCCTTTTTCCAATTCACTTTCAACGGTAACCCTACCACCGTGGGCCTGGGCGATGTGCTTGACAATGGCCAATCCCAGGCCGGTGCCCCCGAGTTTGCGGCTGCGGGCCTTGTCCACCCGGTAAAAACGCTCGAAAAGTCGGGAAAGATGCTTTTTGGCGATACCCGGTCCCTGATCGATAAATCGGATCTCAATCTGGTCCCCGTTTTTCAGCGCCTCGATCCGGATGACGCTGTCTTCGGGACTGTATTTGATGGCGTTATCCAGCAGATTGACGGCTGCCTGTTCCAGAAGAGTCGCATCAAAGAGTCCGCAAAGATCCGCCTTGCAGGCGAGCTTCACGGCAATGCTCTTCTCCTGGCTGGCCTCGTGGCACAGATGGATGGCCGTATTGAGCACCGACTCGATACGGCAGTTTTCGGTGCCGATCTGCTGGACCTCGTCATCCCGTTCGATACGCGACAGTTGCATCAGTTCTTCGATGATGGCCGCCAATCGGTTGACGTGCTTTTCGATGATATCAAGAAAACGGCGGGTCTCCTCACGGTTCTCCAGATCGCCGCTGGAAAGCGTTTCCACAAACCCCTTGATGGCCGTCAGGGGGGTTTTGATCTCATGGGAAACCGAAGCGGCAAAATCGCGGCGCATGTTCTCCAACCGGCGCAACTGGGTCACATCATTGACCACCACCAACCCGCCGAGCCGCTTGCCAACGGCATCCATTAGCGGGGTGCAGGCCACATTAAAAATCTGTTCGCCATTTTGCAGATGGACAATATCGGATTCAAGGCTTTCCCCTGTCCCGAGACTCTGATCCATCAGCGTCTGGAAATCGTGGTTCCGGATAATCTCCAAAATGCTGCGTCCACTGACCTTCTCGGTGGACACATTGAACATCATCACCGCCGCCGGGTTGATGCTGATCACCCGTTGATCCAGATCAGTGGCGATCACCCCCTCACGCATGCTGGCCAGCACCGATTCGGTTTTCTTGCGTTGGTTGGTCATCTCCTCCATACGGTGACGGAGCTGGTCGGCCATGCGGTTCATGGTCTCCGCCAGGGCTGAAAACTCGCGCGTCCGGGGAATCGGCAGGCGATAGAGAAGGTCACCGTCGGCAAATCGCCGGGCACCTTCGCGCATGCGCTCGATGGGAGTGGTGATGCGTTTGGACACGGCCCAGCTGACCCCCGAGGCCAACAGGGCCACCAACAGGGCGCCGATGGCGATACGAGAGCGGATCACACCAATGCGTTCATCAATGGCGGTCACCGGAATGGACGTGCGCATGACACCGATCATTTTCTCATCGGCCACCAACGGTAGGGCCACATACATCATCTTTTGCTGCAGTGTCTCGCTGAATCGCACACTGACCCCCAGCGTACCCTGGTAGGCGTCGCGAATCTCCTCACGATCCATGTGGTTGGCCATGTTGGCCGGCAACTCCTCGGAATCTGCCACCACATTCCCGTCGGGGAGAATAACGGTCACCCGCTTCACGGTTTCGCCGGCGGCGTCCTTGCAGAGCCGGTCCAACGCCGCCGCATCCAACGGACGCAGCAGGCGCATCACCTGTTTTTTCAGCATCTGGCCGCTGACTTCCAAATCCGCCTGGGTACGGTCCAGGTAAAACTGACGCGTAAAACTGAGCGCATACCAGCTCACGGCAAACAAGGAGACCAGGGTGATCAGCAGGTAGGAAGGAAACAGCTGATAGATGAGGCGTTTTTTCTTATTCATCGGAGTCAATCGGTTTTGAGGGAAGATAGGGTTGACGGATTTGTAAAATATTGGTGGCTCGCATGTCAGCTTTCAATGAACCGGTAGCCCACACCGCGGACCGTTTCAATATAGTGACCGAAACGGCCCAGTTTCTTTCTCAGGCCCACGATCTGAACATCCACACTGCGGTCGGTAACCGGATAGTCGTCACCACGTACGGCATCCACGATCTGGGTACGGGTAAACACCCATCCCGGCCTTTTGGCCAGGAAAAAAAGCACCTGGAATTCGGTGTACGTCAGGTCCAGCGACTGACCGTTGGCCGTCACATGGCGACGCCCCGGATGGATGGCGAGTTCCCGAACCTTCAGCACATCGCCGTTCATCTCGGAAAGCCCGCTGCGCCGCCGGATCACCGCGCGCATGCGGGCGATCAGAATCCGTGGTGAAAAGGGTTTGGTCACATAATCATCGGCGCCCAGTTCAAGGCCGGCGACCACATCGGCCTCTTCCCCCTTGGCGGTCAGCATGACGATCGGTGTCTCCTTGGTGCGTGAGTTCTGCCTGAACCGCCGGGCCACTTCGAGGCCATCGATGCCGGGCAGCATCAGATCCAGAATGATCAGGTCCAACGGTTCGGCTTCAGCCGCCTGGAGCGCTTCTTCCCCCGAGGCGGCACACACCACCGTATATCCTTCACGAGCCAGGTTGTAGCGGACCAGTTCGAGGATGTCCTCCTCGTCGTCCACCACCAATATTTTCTCTTTTTTCATTCGATTACCATTTGATGGGATGGGGGTTGCAAGGACTTCGACGGCCATCAATCGAGTTTTCCGTGCCGCACGATCTCACCCTCGATCATGTAGATCACTTCTTCGGCAATGTTGGTCGCATGGTCGCCCAGCCGCTCGATATGTCGGGAAATAAGCAACAGGTTGATCATGTAGCCGATATCTTTGGTGGCGCCGTCGGCCATGGCCTGTTTGATGCGATCATAGGCCTCGTTCTTGAGTTTGTCCACCTCATCATCCAGTTTGAGAACCTCGATGGCCATGTCGAGGTCCTGGTTGACCAGGCTGTCCAGGCTCATGCGCAGCATGGTTTCGGCTTTTTCGGCCATCACCGAATAATCGAACTGGTACGGGGCCACCGGCTGTTTGGCGATCTGCTGCACCCGCTGGGCGATATTGACCACCTGGTCGCCGATGCGCTCCAGGTCGTTGTTGATTTTGACCACCGCAATCAGAAAGCGCAAATCGGCGGCCACCGGCTGATGCAGGGCAATGATCTTGAGACACTCCTCCTCGATCTCCACCTCCATTTCATCGATTTCGTGATCCAAGCGCATGATATCCCTGGCCAGAACCACATTGCGTTCCTCGATGGCCGCTTTGATCCGGTGCACCCCCTGTTCGACCAGCGCGCCCAGGGAGAGGATCATCTTCTTGACTTTATCCAGTTCTCTTTGAAAGTGTTTCACGATCAAAATTCCTTTGTGGTGCGATTATGGACCGTTGGGTCTAAGGCGGCATGCCGCACAAGGGATGGGCCGGGGATCAACCGAAACGGCCAGTAATGTAGTCCTCGGTCTGTTTCTTTTTCGGCCGGGTGAAAATCGTGTCGGTCTCGCCGACTTCGATCAGCTTGCCCATGTAAAAGAACGCCGTTACGTCGGAGACCCGGGCGGCCTGTTGCATGTTGTGCGTGACGATGATGATCGTATAGGTCTCCTTGAGCTGATGAATCAGCTCTTCGATCTTCTGGGTGGCGATGGGGTCCAGGGCGGAGGCCGGCTCGTCCATCAGCACCACTTCGGGTTTTACCGCCAGGGCCCGGGCAATGCACAGACGCTGCTGCTGACCGCCGGACAATCCCAGAGCCGTTGCCTGCAACCGGTCCTTGACCTCGTCCCAGATGGCCGCCTGTTTGAGGCTCTCTTCGACCCGCTCCTGGACAAACGCCTTGTCCTTGACCCCGTTCACCCAAAGCCCGTAAGCCACGTTGTCGAAAATCGATTTTGGGAAAGGGTTGGGCTTCTGAAAAACCATGCCCACCTTACGACGCAGCATGACCACGTCCACATCCGGGGCATAGATATCTTCCCCGTCCAGAGTGATGGCCCCTTCCACCCGGCTGATGGGAATCAGGTCGTTCATCCGGTTGAGGCAACGCAAAAACGTGCTTTTGCCGCATCCCGAGGGACCGATCAGGGCGGTTACCTCGCAAGATTTGAAATTCATCGAAACCCCGTGCAGGGCCTTGAAGTCGCCATAATAAAAATCAAGATTCTCCGCAGTCATCTTGATGTCCGTGCGGGTGGTCTTCGGTTCTTCCTGTTGTGCAGGACGGTTCATGGTATGCATCCTAACCGGAATCGGTGTTAAGGATCGGGAATTTTATTAATTAAATGAAATTGCTTGTTCTTGCGCCCGTCTTCCGCGTTGCATCAACGGCCACATACTCCCGGTATGCAACCCTTGATGCGCCTTGAAGACGAACACAAGCCCGGCGCAATTACGTTCAATTAATTTCATCCCCGATCCTAAGGCAATGGGTATCGGCAACGCCGATCATTGCAGGTTCTTGCGCAACCGGGATCGCCAGATGATGGCCAGAAGATTCATTCCCAGTACCAGCGCGATCAGAACAATGGCGGTCCCATACTGCAGATGACGGGTTTTCTCGATCTCCGTGCCGGCCGTGGCCAATACGTAGATGTGATAGGGCAGCGCCATGACTTCGTTGAAAATGGAGCTGGGCAATTTGGGGGTAAAAAACACCGCGCCGGTAAACATGATCGGCGCCGTTTCGCCGGCCGCCCGGCTGATGCCCAGGATGGCACCGGTAAGAATCCCCGGCATGGCCGACGGCAGGACCACCCGCCAGATGGTCTGCCACTTGGTGGCCCCCAGCCCGAGTGAGGCCTCGCGGTAGGTATCGGGAACGGATTTGAGCGCCTCCTCGGTAGAGCCGATAATCACCGGCAGGGACATGGCCCCCAGGGTCAGGGCACCGGCGGCGATACTCACGCCCATTTTCAGAATTACCACGAAAAAGGCCAGCCCGAAAAGACCGAACACCACCGAGGGAACGCCGGCCAGATTGTTGATCCCCAGGCGGATCAGACGCACGGTTCTGCCTGGCCGGGCGTATTCCTTCAGGTAGATGGCCGAAGCGATCCCGATGGGCAGGGCGACGATGATGGCGCCGAAACTGAGGCAGAAGGTGCCCACGATACAGGGCAGGATGCCCCCCTTGGTCATCGACTCCATGGGCGGCTGGGTGAGAAATTCCCAACTGATGGCCCGCCACCCGTTGGCCACCATGAAATAGATGATCACCAGAAGGGCGATGCCGTTGATGGCCGCCGCCCCCCGGAAAAGGCCGAAAAATAGATTCTGGATCCGCTTTCGCCGTTTGTCGTATGCCGCGCTGACGCCGGGAAAGGGGTGTGGGGTGCTCGACATGGGTTTGACCTGTATCCTTGGCACGGCGATCGGGTCGCCGGCTGTTTTTTTCCGCGTCACATCGGAAACCAGTAGCGAATTCATTACAGGGACGCCTCCCCCACCTGGGAGTAGCGGTGGGCGATATGGTCAGCCACAATATTGAACAGCATGGTAAAGATGAAAAGAACGATGCCGGTGGCAAACAGGGCATAGTAGTGCTCTCCCCCGACCGGCGCCTCGGCCATCTCGGCGGCAATGCTGGCCGGCATGGGCCGCACCGGGTCGAAAATCGAACCGGGCAGCATGGCCGCACCACCAGCCACCATGAGTACCACCATGGTTTCCCCGACGGCCCGGGAAAGCCCCAGGATAATGGCCGTGCTGATGCCGGACAGCGATGCCGGAACCACCACGCGCACGATGGTCTGCAGTTCGGTGGCCCCCAAGGCCACCGACGCCTCACGCAGCGCACCCGGTACGCTGTGAATGGCATCCTCGGAAATGCTGCAGATGGTCGGAATGGACATGAAGGCCAGCATCAGGGAGGCATTGAACAGGTTCAGACCGGTGGGGATGTCAAAAATCCTCTGCAGAAACGGCGCCACCAGCACCATGCCGAAGAAACCGATTACCACTGACGGCAGGGCCGCCAAAAGCTCGACCACCGGTTTGACGATTTCGCCCACCCGGGGAGTGGCAATTTCGGAAAGGTAGATGGCCGTCATCACGCCCAGGGGCACGGCAATCGCCCCGGATACGGCGGTCACCGCCACCGAGGCGACAATCAGGGGGAAAATGCCAAAATCGGCCGGATCCGAGGTGGGGTACCAGTATTTGCCGAAGACAAAATCCGTTACCGAGACGGTTTTGAAAATCGGCAAGCCCTCCTTGAACAGGAAAAGCATGATCAGAAACAAAATGCTGATGGATGCCGTGGCGATAATGAAAAAAAGCGCCTGCATCGATCGTTCAGTGGTCTGGCGGCGGTTGGCCATCGGTTGCCTGCCTGTTGCTGGGTATGGGGTTGGTTGAAGGGTTTTCGCATCGCAACACGTGCACAGTCCACCGGAAATCGGGCCGGCGGACTGTGTTTCAGAGCCTGTTTGAGAAGTCTGGATCAGGCTCGATAACAAGGCGGAAAGTGGCTCGAAAGCGGAGCATATAGGTAATATGTGAGCATTTTGAGACATTTTCCAACGCCGTTAGCGGGCCTTAGACGGATTTGTCAAACAGGCTCTCAGAGGAAGCGCTCGATGGAAGCGATTTAATACAGCGGCACGTATCCGGCCGCCTCTACATGCTTCTGGCCTTTTTCGGGATGCAGCATGTAGTTGACGAAGTTCAGCGTATCGCCCTTGGGCCATCCGTTGGTAAACATGAACAGGGGGCGGCTGATGGGAAAGGTGCCGTTGAGGGTGCTCTCCTTGGTGCCTTCGACCCCATCGACCTTCAGTGGCCGGATGCTGTCGTTGACGTAACCGATGCCGATGTAGCCGAGGGCGTATTTGTTGTTGGAGACCGCCTGAACGATGGCGCCATTGGAGGCCATCACCTGAGCAGCGGGAGAGACGCGTTCCTTGTTCATGACCTTGCCCTCCCAGGTTTCATAAGTACCGGAGGAAGTATCGCGGGAGCAGACCACGATTTTCAAATCGGGACCGCCAATATCCTTGAAATTGGTGATCTTGCCCATGTAAATGTCTTTGAGCTGTGCACGGGTAATGTTGGTCAGGTTGTTGCTCGGATGCACGATCGGAATGATCGAGTCGTAGGCAACGGCGAAAGGCACCGGATAGACGCCTTTTTCCTGGGCCAGGGCCACTTCTTTGTTCTTGATAAAGCGGGACGCGTTGGCAATATCGGTGGAGCCGTCGATGATGGCCTTGATGCCGTTGCTGGAACCGC
This window harbors:
- a CDS encoding HDOD domain-containing protein, encoding MGYIAVENLKQGMVLDADVHDLNTRLLLSKGQKIAQNHIRILKIWGVAGVSIVGSTDEKATDLPPLDDEQVAMVKASIDLVYKKADLNHPILKEIYKNALIQRIKGTFGDSHALSCQILPDGQTLGKPEKLKKQIDQTDIKLPDAPTIISELNQVIADPLATSNDVAQVVSRSPSLAAMLLKIVNSAYYGFPSKIDRISRAVTIIGTKEISGLALGICVMQAFQDIPDDVMNMEAFIRHSLACGMVSRILAAQNNMAQTEQLFVSGLLHDVGKLILYKYYPEHAKACLGVGFSSDTSIFQAEKKILGLSHPQVATVLLKKWNLPGDLTANIVHHHAPGSAPDPKTAGIVHVADIIAHGLAIGSSGERSVPHFDCSVLGQVVKSKESIKMVFRQIVHQFGPMDAIFSNQ
- a CDS encoding sensor histidine kinase produces the protein MNKKKRLIYQLFPSYLLITLVSLFAVSWYALSFTRQFYLDRTQADLEVSGQMLKKQVMRLLRPLDAAALDRLCKDAAGETVKRVTVILPDGNVVADSEELPANMANHMDREEIRDAYQGTLGVSVRFSETLQQKMMYVALPLVADEKMIGVMRTSIPVTAIDERIGVIRSRIAIGALLVALLASGVSWAVSKRITTPIERMREGARRFADGDLLYRLPIPRTREFSALAETMNRMADQLRHRMEEMTNQRKKTESVLASMREGVIATDLDQRVISINPAAVMMFNVSTEKVSGRSILEIIRNHDFQTLMDQSLGTGESLESDIVHLQNGEQIFNVACTPLMDAVGKRLGGLVVVNDVTQLRRLENMRRDFAASVSHEIKTPLTAIKGFVETLSSGDLENREETRRFLDIIEKHVNRLAAIIEELMQLSRIERDDEVQQIGTENCRIESVLNTAIHLCHEASQEKSIAVKLACKADLCGLFDATLLEQAAVNLLDNAIKYSPEDSVIRIEALKNGDQIEIRFIDQGPGIAKKHLSRLFERFYRVDKARSRKLGGTGLGLAIVKHIAQAHGGRVTVESELEKGSTFTLHLPVRNKI
- a CDS encoding response regulator — protein: MKKEKILVVDDEEDILELVRYNLAREGYTVVCAASGEEALQAAEAEPLDLIILDLMLPGIDGLEVARRFRQNSRTKETPIVMLTAKGEEADVVAGLELGADDYVTKPFSPRILIARMRAVIRRRSGLSEMNGDVLKVRELAIHPGRRHVTANGQSLDLTYTEFQVLFFLAKRPGWVFTRTQIVDAVRGDDYPVTDRSVDVQIVGLRKKLGRFGHYIETVRGVGYRFIES
- the phoU gene encoding phosphate signaling complex protein PhoU; the encoded protein is MKHFQRELDKVKKMILSLGALVEQGVHRIKAAIEERNVVLARDIMRLDHEIDEMEVEIEEECLKIIALHQPVAADLRFLIAVVKINNDLERIGDQVVNIAQRVQQIAKQPVAPYQFDYSVMAEKAETMLRMSLDSLVNQDLDMAIEVLKLDDEVDKLKNEAYDRIKQAMADGATKDIGYMINLLLISRHIERLGDHATNIAEEVIYMIEGEIVRHGKLD
- the pstB gene encoding phosphate ABC transporter ATP-binding protein PstB → MNRPAQQEEPKTTRTDIKMTAENLDFYYGDFKALHGVSMNFKSCEVTALIGPSGCGKSTFLRCLNRMNDLIPISRVEGAITLDGEDIYAPDVDVVMLRRKVGMVFQKPNPFPKSIFDNVAYGLWVNGVKDKAFVQERVEESLKQAAIWDEVKDRLQATALGLSGGQQQRLCIARALAVKPEVVLMDEPASALDPIATQKIEELIHQLKETYTIIIVTHNMQQAARVSDVTAFFYMGKLIEVGETDTIFTRPKKKQTEDYITGRFG
- the pstA gene encoding phosphate ABC transporter permease PstA; the encoded protein is MNSLLVSDVTRKKTAGDPIAVPRIQVKPMSSTPHPFPGVSAAYDKRRKRIQNLFFGLFRGAAAINGIALLVIIYFMVANGWRAISWEFLTQPPMESMTKGGILPCIVGTFCLSFGAIIVALPIGIASAIYLKEYARPGRTVRLIRLGINNLAGVPSVVFGLFGLAFFVVILKMGVSIAAGALTLGAMSLPVIIGSTEEALKSVPDTYREASLGLGATKWQTIWRVVLPSAMPGILTGAILGISRAAGETAPIMFTGAVFFTPKLPSSIFNEVMALPYHIYVLATAGTEIEKTRHLQYGTAIVLIALVLGMNLLAIIWRSRLRKNLQ
- the pstC gene encoding phosphate ABC transporter permease subunit PstC; this encodes MANRRQTTERSMQALFFIIATASISILFLIMLFLFKEGLPIFKTVSVTDFVFGKYWYPTSDPADFGIFPLIVASVAVTAVSGAIAVPLGVMTAIYLSEIATPRVGEIVKPVVELLAALPSVVIGFFGMVLVAPFLQRIFDIPTGLNLFNASLMLAFMSIPTICSISEDAIHSVPGALREASVALGATELQTIVRVVVPASLSGISTAIILGLSRAVGETMVVLMVAGGAAMLPGSIFDPVRPMPASIAAEMAEAPVGGEHYYALFATGIVLFIFTMLFNIVADHIAHRYSQVGEASL
- a CDS encoding phosphate ABC transporter substrate-binding protein produces the protein MKKLFRVIATVGAALTLCAATASAGNLVIKGSTTVLPISQLAVEAYMKAHPDVNISLSGGGSSNGIKAIIDGSTDIANASRFIKNKEVALAQEKGVYPVPFAVAYDSIIPIVHPSNNLTNITRAQLKDIYMGKITNFKDIGGPDLKIVVCSRDTSSGTYETWEGKVMNKERVSPAAQVMASNGAIVQAVSNNKYALGYIGIGYVNDSIRPLKVDGVEGTKESTLNGTFPISRPLFMFTNGWPKGDTLNFVNYMLHPEKGQKHVEAAGYVPLY